The following proteins come from a genomic window of Romeriopsis navalis LEGE 11480:
- a CDS encoding 2OG-Fe(II) oxygenase — protein MAMTPKQLDTPDIPSSQLNPPTAPHPVRVQILLAGGHQHTLSLSSDAPLLHQLFTVLVNQTQADTVPSLLQIPLQSDTSNQAIAFSSDKLVGIVTDPPVFAQRQPVETPTGLTQFAAPKAATAAVSPPAPKAYRYIQIEDFLPPELHQQLLNYATTSRADYVETGPATNTEFYKDHRNSLVIYYPRYTEMLIERLHKVMPRVIQHLDLAEFEVARIETQLTAHNDGNYYKMHNDNGSEETASRQLTYVYYFYQEPQAFSGGNLAIYDTERRDGRAYGGQNHQIVQPLNNSIVFFPSFYMHEVQPVICPSQAFEDSRFTLNGWIRQPEKA, from the coding sequence ATGGCTATGACACCCAAACAGCTCGATACGCCAGACATCCCGTCGAGCCAACTGAATCCGCCCACCGCTCCACATCCCGTCCGAGTCCAGATCTTACTGGCCGGCGGGCATCAGCATACGCTCAGCCTATCGTCTGATGCACCGCTACTTCATCAGCTATTTACCGTCTTAGTCAATCAAACTCAAGCCGATACGGTGCCATCACTGCTGCAAATCCCGCTCCAATCGGACACGAGTAACCAGGCGATCGCCTTTTCCAGCGACAAACTCGTCGGCATTGTCACCGATCCACCAGTCTTTGCCCAACGACAACCTGTTGAAACGCCCACTGGTCTCACACAATTTGCCGCCCCAAAAGCCGCTACAGCTGCCGTCAGCCCCCCGGCTCCCAAAGCCTACCGATACATTCAAATTGAAGACTTCTTACCGCCCGAATTGCACCAACAATTACTCAACTATGCCACCACCAGCCGAGCGGACTATGTTGAAACTGGCCCTGCCACTAATACGGAGTTCTATAAAGACCATCGGAATTCCCTGGTGATCTACTACCCGCGTTACACGGAAATGTTGATTGAGCGGTTACACAAAGTCATGCCGCGCGTGATACAGCATCTTGACCTCGCAGAATTCGAAGTAGCCCGGATCGAAACCCAGTTGACAGCACACAACGACGGTAACTACTACAAGATGCATAACGATAACGGCAGTGAGGAGACCGCATCGCGGCAACTCACCTACGTTTACTATTTCTATCAAGAACCCCAGGCATTTTCCGGCGGGAATCTAGCGATTTATGACACCGAACGCCGCGATGGCCGCGCCTATGGGGGGCAAAACCATCAGATTGTGCAGCCACTGAACAACAGTATCGTCTTCTTTCCCAGTTTCTACATGCATGAAGTACAGCCGGTCATCTGCCCATCCCAGGCATTCGAGGATAGCCGCTTTACCTTAAATGGTTGGATACGTCAGCCAGAGAAAGCATAG
- the rnhA gene encoding ribonuclease HI, producing the protein MTTPTIAKIYTDGACSGNPGPGGWGVVIYFEDGRVQDVGGAATATTNNRMELQASIAALEAYQKSGQKAPITLYTDSEYVRNGITKWISGWKKKGWKTAAGKPVMNQDLWQTLDGLNSSTVTWKYVKGHSGDPGNERADGIAVKCAHSQSDIGSTDLAPTGDAVTVTPTTLPAATVAKEDNMTYETTPVIAAKATKVGGLASILERLRIADEIATTGYLITTQELAELVGLSSSAISDRGEEWTWRNWLISRGRKEGNQILWQLERSE; encoded by the coding sequence ATGACCACCCCGACGATCGCTAAAATTTACACTGATGGTGCTTGCTCGGGTAATCCTGGGCCGGGTGGCTGGGGTGTGGTGATTTATTTTGAGGATGGCCGGGTCCAGGATGTCGGTGGGGCGGCCACCGCTACAACGAATAATCGGATGGAACTGCAAGCGTCGATCGCCGCCCTGGAGGCGTACCAGAAAAGTGGGCAGAAGGCCCCGATCACGCTCTATACCGATAGTGAATATGTGCGGAACGGGATTACAAAGTGGATTAGCGGTTGGAAGAAGAAGGGGTGGAAAACAGCGGCGGGTAAGCCGGTCATGAATCAGGATTTATGGCAAACCCTGGATGGTTTGAACTCGTCGACGGTGACTTGGAAATACGTCAAGGGCCATTCTGGTGATCCGGGTAATGAACGAGCTGATGGCATCGCCGTGAAATGTGCCCATAGTCAGAGCGATATTGGGAGTACGGATTTAGCGCCGACGGGTGATGCGGTGACGGTGACTCCAACAACCTTACCCGCGGCAACTGTGGCCAAGGAGGACAACATGACCTACGAAACGACTCCAGTGATTGCCGCAAAGGCGACAAAAGTCGGGGGGCTGGCCAGCATTTTGGAACGGCTACGGATTGCCGATGAAATCGCGACAACTGGATATCTGATTACCACCCAGGAATTGGCAGAATTGGTTGGCTTAAGTTCGAGTGCCATCAGCGATCGCGGCGAGGAATGGACTTGGCGGAATTGGTTGATTTCCCGCGGTCGGAAAGAAGGCAATCAAATTTTGTGGCAGTTAGAACGATCGGAGTAG